The Flavobacterium piscisymbiosum genome includes a region encoding these proteins:
- a CDS encoding type II toxin-antitoxin system RelE/ParE family toxin: MGLTVYWTQFAENKLEDIFEYYKFKAGSRFAQTLVNGIIDVSLSLEINAYGGQKEELLSERIEDFRYLVFKNYKIIYWIDEVKHIVFISNIFDTRQNPQLLSLGK, translated from the coding sequence CTGTCTATTGGACTCAATTTGCAGAAAATAAACTTGAAGACATTTTTGAGTATTACAAATTTAAAGCCGGAAGCAGATTTGCTCAAACTCTTGTAAATGGTATAATTGACGTATCCCTATCTTTAGAAATAAACGCTTATGGCGGACAAAAAGAAGAACTTTTATCTGAAAGAATAGAAGATTTTAGATATTTAGTTTTTAAAAATTACAAAATTATTTATTGGATTGATGAAGTAAAACACATAGTATTTATCTCTAATATCTTTGACACAAGGCAAAATCCTCAGTTGCTTTCACTAGGAAAATAA
- a CDS encoding TetR/AcrR family transcriptional regulator yields MSNFELNDKKIQILEVAEKLFSEKGFEGTSIRDISKHAKINIAMVSYYFGSKERLLEALIIYKTSDLKLQLENLLQENLEPIEKVNKLIEIYINRISCNKGIFRVLHFEINAKKREKSFIAFTELKKGNLKSVESIIAQGQAKGVFRKDVIIPLITPTIIGTFFHFHMNKPFFEDLLNLKTEAMYNDYIKTSLTKHIQQTIKALLVYEN; encoded by the coding sequence ATGTCAAACTTCGAATTAAACGATAAAAAAATTCAAATTCTTGAGGTTGCTGAAAAGCTATTCTCTGAAAAAGGATTCGAAGGAACTTCTATACGAGACATCTCAAAACATGCAAAAATAAATATTGCAATGGTTTCGTATTATTTTGGTTCTAAAGAAAGACTGCTTGAAGCGTTAATTATCTACAAAACTTCTGATTTAAAATTACAACTCGAAAATTTATTACAGGAAAATCTCGAACCTATTGAAAAAGTCAATAAATTAATCGAAATTTACATTAACAGAATAAGTTGTAACAAGGGGATTTTCAGAGTGTTGCATTTTGAAATCAACGCAAAAAAAAGAGAGAAAAGTTTTATTGCTTTTACAGAATTAAAAAAAGGAAATCTAAAATCTGTTGAGAGTATTATTGCTCAGGGTCAGGCCAAAGGAGTTTTCAGGAAAGATGTTATCATTCCGCTTATTACGCCTACCATTATTGGAACCTTTTTTCACTTTCATATGAACAAACCTTTCTTCGAAGATTTACTGAATTTAAAAACAGAAGCAATGTATAATGATTACATTAAAACCAGTCTTACAAAGCACATTCAACAAACTATAAAAGCTCTACTTGTTTATGAAAATTAA
- a CDS encoding TolC family protein, translating to MKINQLMLFGIFFIGISSIEAQEKTSLTLDEAVKLAWEKSNEVTLASTKVNTKKYELQEVKNNQYPDIKVSGQYQRLTKASIDMPNQGENASLASPDRAMIGMANLSLPLFAGFKIQNSINASDNLYEAENANAAKTKEDVALRVITYYTALYKAQKTLDVLNENQKSAKQRVTDFIELEKNGIIPRNDLLKSQLLVSKTQLSIDEATNNLNNINFYLTTLLKLDPGTKLQVNEADFFNLKTNNAPTSDVLALENRKDLEAIRFQQKASEANIKVAKAAYYPTLALLGGYTALDLKDIITVKYAMNFGLGLTYDISGIYKNSAHVREAESRALEVKNTEAVMTDRIKVEVQKSIEDYDLAINQSVVYDEALQQASENYRLVKDKFDNGLADTNDLVEADVEQLSAKINTAVSKATIIQKYYELLSVSGQLSQSFNLSKI from the coding sequence ATGAAAATTAATCAATTAATGCTCTTTGGTATTTTCTTTATCGGAATTTCATCAATAGAAGCACAAGAAAAAACAAGTTTAACCTTAGACGAAGCCGTGAAGTTGGCTTGGGAAAAAAGTAACGAAGTTACTCTTGCCAGTACTAAGGTAAACACAAAAAAGTACGAATTACAAGAAGTTAAAAACAATCAGTATCCGGATATTAAAGTTTCGGGACAATACCAACGCCTTACAAAAGCGTCGATTGATATGCCAAATCAGGGCGAAAATGCCTCTTTAGCATCGCCTGACAGAGCAATGATTGGAATGGCAAATCTAAGCTTACCTCTTTTTGCAGGATTTAAAATTCAAAATAGCATTAATGCATCTGATAATTTATATGAAGCTGAAAATGCAAATGCTGCCAAAACAAAAGAAGATGTTGCTTTAAGAGTTATTACTTATTATACAGCTCTTTACAAAGCGCAAAAAACTTTGGATGTTTTAAATGAAAATCAAAAAAGCGCCAAACAGCGTGTGACTGATTTTATAGAATTAGAGAAAAACGGAATCATCCCAAGAAATGATTTATTGAAGTCGCAATTACTAGTTTCAAAAACGCAATTATCTATTGATGAAGCTACTAACAACCTTAATAACATCAACTTTTATCTGACTACTTTATTGAAGCTGGATCCGGGTACAAAACTTCAGGTTAATGAAGCTGATTTCTTTAATTTAAAAACTAATAATGCACCAACATCTGATGTTTTAGCATTGGAAAACAGAAAAGATTTAGAAGCTATTCGTTTTCAACAAAAAGCTTCTGAAGCCAATATTAAAGTGGCAAAAGCAGCTTACTATCCTACACTAGCATTACTTGGTGGTTATACTGCTTTGGATCTTAAAGATATTATTACTGTAAAATATGCTATGAATTTTGGTCTGGGTTTAACTTATGATATCTCTGGAATTTACAAAAACAGCGCTCACGTAAGAGAAGCTGAAAGCAGAGCTTTGGAAGTTAAAAATACAGAAGCTGTAATGACAGATCGTATTAAAGTTGAAGTTCAAAAATCTATTGAAGATTATGACCTGGCTATTAATCAAAGTGTAGTTTATGACGAAGCGCTTCAACAGGCATCTGAAAATTACAGACTTGTAAAAGATAAGTTCGACAATGGTTTAGCTGATACCAATGATTTGGTTGAAGCCGATGTTGAACAATTAAGCGCTAAGATCAATACAGCTGTATCTAAGGCAACAATTATTCAAAAATATTACGAATTACTTTCAGTATCAGGACAATTATCACAATCATTCAATCTTTCTAAAATATAA
- a CDS encoding HlyD family secretion protein, which translates to MEKKKTNTKFIIILTVLVLVGGTYGITKYMHSLAHEETDDAQIEKKMNPIIPRVSGYISKVYVKDNDFVKKGDTLFTIDKRDYQLKIDEANAALLGAEGQYEAAKADIGSANANISVSDAQMRSATGSIESAKIRLRQITNDYNRYNNLYKTHTITKQQYEQALSAKDEAENQVRVLEQQQRASSYQKSVIQSKSKVSDKQTEVAAANIKRAKTMLDVAHLNLTYTVVTAAIDGQVSKVDIQPGQLVQPGQSLFYIINNNEAWVVANFKETQLNKMVVGQKVSLKVDAYPNYEFKGTLTSFSPATGSRFSLLPPDNATGNFVKTIQRLPVKISLDESNDPEKVKLLRPGMNVDVDVHLK; encoded by the coding sequence ATGGAAAAGAAAAAAACAAATACTAAATTCATCATTATACTAACCGTGTTGGTTTTAGTGGGCGGAACTTACGGAATAACAAAATACATGCACTCCTTAGCCCACGAAGAAACTGATGATGCTCAGATCGAGAAAAAAATGAATCCAATTATTCCCAGAGTATCTGGATATATTAGCAAAGTGTATGTAAAAGATAATGATTTTGTAAAAAAAGGAGATACTTTATTTACTATTGATAAAAGAGATTACCAATTAAAAATCGATGAAGCAAATGCTGCACTGTTAGGTGCTGAAGGTCAATACGAAGCTGCAAAAGCAGATATTGGAAGTGCTAATGCAAATATTTCAGTTTCTGATGCTCAAATGAGATCTGCAACTGGTTCTATCGAAAGTGCTAAAATTAGATTGAGACAAATTACTAACGATTATAACCGTTACAATAATTTATACAAAACGCACACGATTACAAAACAACAATATGAGCAAGCGTTATCTGCAAAAGATGAAGCTGAAAATCAAGTTCGTGTTTTAGAGCAACAACAAAGAGCAAGTTCTTACCAAAAATCAGTAATTCAGTCAAAATCTAAAGTTTCTGATAAACAAACTGAAGTTGCTGCTGCAAATATCAAAAGAGCTAAAACGATGTTGGATGTTGCTCATTTGAACCTAACGTATACTGTTGTAACTGCAGCAATCGACGGTCAGGTTTCTAAAGTAGATATTCAGCCAGGACAATTGGTTCAGCCAGGACAATCTTTATTTTATATCATCAATAATAATGAAGCTTGGGTTGTAGCAAACTTTAAAGAAACACAATTGAATAAAATGGTTGTGGGACAAAAAGTAAGCTTAAAAGTAGATGCTTATCCTAACTACGAATTCAAAGGTACCTTAACTTCATTTTCTCCTGCAACAGGATCACGTTTTTCATTATTACCTCCTGATAACGCAACAGGTAACTTCGTAAAAACAATTCAGAGATTACCGGTAAAAATTAGTTTAGACGAATCAAACGATCCTGAAAAAGTAAAATTACTAAGACCGGGAATGAATGTTGACGTTGACGTACATTTAAAATAA
- a CDS encoding MDR family MFS transporter, producing MTAVQGDDDLVEYGYRRVIITITAVLCALLEIVDTTIVNVALTDMRGSLGATLTDVAWVITAYAIANVIVIPMTSWLSQQFGRRNYFVASIILFTVCSFLCGNASNIWELVAFRFVQGMGGGALLVTAQTIITESYPVAKRGMAQAIYGMGVIVGPTLGPPLGGYLVDNYSWPYIFYINIPLGIIATILALTFVRSPKYGEKLKANQVDWWGIILLAAFIGSLQFVLEHGQQDDWFNDSTIVTLSVVTVLGLILFIWRELTYKYPIVNLSVLKDGNLRIGTVMCFILGFGLYGSTLIIPIYTQSVLGWTATDAGLLLIPGSITTAIMMPFVGNMIQKGVPQGYMVGVGFLVFFFFTFMMQTRMTPDTGVEHMYWPLILRGIGLGLLFVPITTLSLSTLKGKHIGEGAAFTGMMRQLGGSFGIAIITTFITRFSQEHRVNLLTNLDPADYQVQQRILGMQRAFEAKGYSADVALKKAYQAIEYSVMKQSTVMSYIDIFMYLGIMFLCCIPIILFIKKGKNKINPADAMH from the coding sequence ATGACAGCAGTACAAGGAGACGACGATTTAGTAGAATACGGTTACAGACGTGTCATTATTACGATTACTGCAGTACTTTGTGCACTGTTGGAAATTGTAGATACCACGATTGTAAACGTAGCACTAACAGACATGCGAGGTAGCCTTGGTGCTACTTTGACTGATGTGGCTTGGGTAATTACAGCATATGCAATTGCGAATGTTATTGTAATACCGATGACGAGTTGGCTTTCGCAACAATTTGGGAGACGTAATTATTTTGTGGCCTCTATCATATTATTTACAGTCTGTTCCTTTTTATGCGGTAACGCCAGTAATATTTGGGAATTAGTAGCTTTTAGGTTTGTACAAGGTATGGGCGGTGGTGCCCTGCTTGTAACAGCCCAGACTATTATAACCGAAAGTTATCCTGTGGCAAAACGTGGTATGGCACAAGCAATTTACGGAATGGGTGTAATTGTTGGTCCAACCTTAGGTCCGCCATTGGGAGGATATTTAGTAGATAATTATTCTTGGCCTTATATATTTTATATCAATATTCCTTTAGGAATTATCGCTACTATTCTGGCTCTTACTTTCGTAAGAAGTCCGAAATACGGAGAGAAATTAAAAGCAAATCAGGTTGACTGGTGGGGAATTATATTATTAGCGGCTTTTATTGGATCATTACAATTCGTTCTGGAACATGGGCAACAAGACGACTGGTTTAACGATTCTACAATCGTAACCTTAAGTGTTGTTACAGTTCTTGGATTGATATTATTTATCTGGAGAGAGTTAACGTATAAATATCCTATTGTAAACCTTAGTGTTTTAAAAGATGGAAATTTAAGAATTGGAACCGTAATGTGTTTTATTCTTGGTTTCGGTTTATACGGATCGACTTTGATTATCCCAATTTATACGCAATCTGTTTTAGGATGGACAGCAACTGATGCCGGATTATTATTAATTCCGGGTTCGATTACTACAGCGATCATGATGCCATTTGTGGGTAATATGATTCAAAAAGGAGTTCCGCAAGGTTATATGGTTGGAGTTGGATTTTTAGTTTTCTTCTTCTTTACCTTTATGATGCAGACCCGTATGACGCCAGATACTGGTGTAGAGCATATGTATTGGCCTTTAATTTTAAGAGGAATTGGTTTGGGATTACTTTTTGTACCTATTACCACACTTTCGCTTTCTACCTTAAAAGGAAAACATATTGGTGAAGGAGCCGCGTTTACAGGAATGATGAGACAATTAGGTGGTTCATTTGGTATTGCGATCATTACCACTTTTATCACACGTTTCAGTCAGGAACACAGGGTTAATTTATTAACGAATTTAGATCCTGCAGATTATCAGGTTCAACAACGTATACTAGGAATGCAAAGAGCATTTGAAGCGAAAGGCTATAGCGCCGATGTTGCTCTTAAAAAAGCCTATCAGGCTATAGAATATTCAGTAATGAAACAAAGTACAGTGATGTCATACATAGATATTTTCATGTATTTAGGAATCATGTTCTTATGTTGTATACCAATTATTCTTTTCATTAAAAAAGGAAAAAACAAGATTAATCCTGCTGATGCAATGCATTAA
- the yaaA gene encoding peroxide stress protein YaaA: MKIVISPAKSLNFEKELPTPQYTEPAFLKEARVVHKVLKEKKPAELSQLMSISDKLSDLNWKRNQDWKAPFTPENARPAIYTFDGDVYTGLDAYTIPLEKLDVLQNKLRILSGLYGVLKPLDLMQAYRLEMGTKLPIGEYKNLHEFWKPTVTKALNKELEKGELFVNLASNEYFSAVDVKALKVPVITPDFKDYKDGKLKIISFFAKKARGMMVRYIIDTNAETIDDLKGFDYDGYGFDANLSEGNHLVFTR, from the coding sequence ATGAAAATTGTTATATCGCCAGCGAAGTCATTAAATTTCGAAAAAGAATTACCAACTCCTCAATATACAGAACCCGCTTTTTTAAAAGAAGCACGTGTGGTTCATAAAGTTTTAAAAGAAAAAAAACCAGCTGAATTGTCCCAATTAATGTCAATCTCAGATAAATTATCAGATTTAAACTGGAAAAGAAATCAGGATTGGAAAGCACCTTTTACTCCGGAAAATGCACGTCCGGCAATCTATACTTTTGATGGAGATGTTTATACGGGTTTAGATGCTTATACAATTCCGCTAGAAAAGCTAGACGTTTTACAAAACAAGCTTAGAATTTTATCCGGTCTTTACGGCGTTTTAAAACCATTAGATTTAATGCAGGCATACCGTTTAGAAATGGGAACAAAATTACCAATTGGTGAATATAAAAATCTACACGAATTCTGGAAACCAACCGTTACAAAAGCTTTAAACAAAGAATTAGAAAAAGGAGAATTGTTTGTGAATTTGGCGAGTAACGAATATTTCTCGGCAGTTGATGTTAAGGCTTTAAAAGTGCCTGTAATTACTCCGGATTTTAAAGATTACAAAGACGGAAAATTAAAAATCATCAGTTTCTTTGCAAAAAAGGCGAGAGGTATGATGGTACGTTATATTATCGATACCAATGCAGAAACTATCGATGATCTTAAAGGTTTCGATTATGATGGATATGGTTTTGATGCCAATCTTTCTGAAGGGAATCATTTGGTGTTTACGAGATAG
- a CDS encoding CCA tRNA nucleotidyltransferase, whose translation MAIQTNYKTALQNKIFEIISKASQELNVDSYVIGGFVRDLLLNRGSKKDIDVVAVGSGIELALKVSELLPKKPKVQVFKTYGTAMLRFEDTDIEFVGARKESYNFDSRNPIVENGTLEDDQNRRDFTINALALSLNEKTFGDLSDPFNGLADLENKTIKTPLNPDITYSDDPLRMLRAIRFATQLNFEIEENSLNAITKNADRIKIISGERIVDELNKILSTPKPSTGFLLLYKTGLLDIILPELTALNQVEEIEGHTHKNNFYHTLEVVDNICPNTDDVWLRWSALLHDIGKAPTKRFNKKLGWTFHGHEFLGGKMAKKIFERLHMPLNHKMKFVQKMVIMSSRPIVLAQDIVTDSAVRRLVFDAGEDVEDLMTLCEADITTKNPSKFKKYHKNFEIVRKKIVEVEERDHVRNFQPPISGEEIMEIFDLKPSREIGVLKEAVKEAILEGDIPNEYQAAYDFIIRRAAKLNLTPKK comes from the coding sequence GTGGCTATACAAACAAACTATAAAACAGCTTTACAAAATAAAATCTTCGAAATAATTTCGAAAGCATCTCAGGAACTTAATGTCGACAGTTATGTAATTGGCGGCTTTGTTCGGGATTTGCTTTTAAATCGGGGTTCAAAAAAAGACATCGATGTGGTTGCTGTTGGCAGTGGTATCGAATTGGCTTTGAAAGTTTCTGAATTACTTCCTAAAAAACCAAAAGTACAGGTTTTTAAAACTTACGGAACCGCAATGTTGCGTTTTGAAGATACTGATATTGAATTTGTTGGTGCCCGAAAAGAATCCTATAATTTTGACAGTAGAAATCCTATTGTCGAAAACGGAACGCTTGAAGACGATCAAAACCGTCGTGATTTTACCATAAATGCATTGGCTTTATCGCTAAACGAAAAAACTTTTGGAGATCTTTCTGATCCTTTTAATGGTTTGGCTGATTTAGAGAATAAAACGATAAAAACGCCTTTAAACCCTGATATCACATATTCTGACGATCCGTTGAGAATGTTGCGTGCGATTCGTTTTGCAACGCAATTGAATTTCGAAATCGAAGAAAACTCATTGAATGCGATTACCAAAAATGCAGATCGTATTAAAATTATTTCCGGCGAAAGAATCGTAGACGAATTAAACAAAATTTTATCTACACCAAAACCTTCAACAGGATTTTTACTTTTATATAAAACCGGACTTTTAGATATTATTCTTCCTGAATTAACAGCTTTAAATCAGGTCGAAGAAATTGAAGGTCATACACATAAAAACAACTTTTATCATACACTTGAAGTAGTCGATAATATTTGCCCTAATACAGATGATGTCTGGTTGCGTTGGTCGGCTTTGTTGCACGATATTGGTAAAGCGCCAACAAAACGTTTTAATAAAAAACTAGGCTGGACTTTTCACGGACATGAGTTTTTAGGCGGTAAAATGGCGAAAAAAATATTCGAACGTTTGCATATGCCCTTAAACCATAAAATGAAATTTGTGCAAAAAATGGTTATTATGAGTTCGCGCCCGATTGTTTTGGCGCAGGATATTGTAACCGACAGTGCAGTTCGTCGTTTGGTTTTTGATGCTGGTGAAGATGTAGAGGATTTAATGACATTGTGCGAGGCTGATATTACAACCAAAAATCCGTCGAAGTTTAAGAAATATCATAAAAACTTTGAAATCGTTCGCAAGAAAATTGTAGAGGTTGAAGAACGCGATCATGTACGTAATTTTCAACCGCCAATTTCAGGAGAAGAAATTATGGAAATATTCGATTTGAAACCTTCGCGCGAAATTGGAGTTTTGAAAGAAGCGGTGAAAGAAGCTATTTTAGAAGGTGATATCCCTAATGAATATCAGGCAGCTTATGATTTTATTATTAGAAGAGCTGCAAAATTAAATTTAACGCCTAAGAAATAA
- a CDS encoding COX15/CtaA family protein, producing MKKENKSVIIWLLSGCVLLFLMVVVGGITRLTNSGLSMTDWHLVTDTFPPLTDAKWNEAFEQYKKFPEYQKINIHNDFQLSDYKFIYFWEWFHRFIGRIIGLVFFVPFVYFLMKKKLDRPTIKKCIILLAMGGFQGFLGWFMVRSGLIDNPDVSHFRLSLHLTFAFITFAYTLWVALDLIYPERTITKVIPLRNIARFALVALLIQIIYGGFVAGLNAGLIHNHWPLMSDGEFIHDSVFIEQSTLVKNLIEGKSGVQFVHRTFAYVVVAFILFLYYKSTKFSLSRTQVNGIKTLVVFVFIQFALGVFTLLYSVPLALGLIHQIMAFFLLSAMTFTLHRLSK from the coding sequence ATGAAAAAAGAGAATAAATCAGTAATCATTTGGTTACTATCAGGATGTGTTTTATTGTTTTTAATGGTTGTTGTTGGCGGAATCACGCGATTAACAAATTCAGGTTTATCAATGACCGACTGGCATTTGGTAACCGACACTTTCCCGCCTTTGACAGATGCAAAATGGAATGAAGCTTTCGAGCAATACAAGAAATTTCCTGAGTATCAAAAAATCAATATTCACAACGATTTTCAATTATCCGATTATAAATTTATTTACTTCTGGGAATGGTTTCACCGTTTTATTGGTCGAATCATTGGGCTAGTTTTCTTTGTTCCTTTTGTTTATTTTTTAATGAAAAAGAAACTGGATCGTCCTACTATCAAAAAATGTATCATTCTTTTGGCAATGGGAGGTTTTCAGGGCTTCCTTGGATGGTTTATGGTTCGCAGCGGATTAATCGACAATCCGGATGTAAGTCATTTTAGACTTTCTTTACACCTTACTTTTGCTTTTATCACTTTCGCGTATACTTTATGGGTAGCATTAGATTTAATTTATCCAGAAAGAACGATTACTAAAGTAATTCCGCTTCGCAATATTGCACGATTTGCTTTGGTTGCGCTATTAATTCAAATTATTTACGGTGGCTTTGTAGCCGGATTAAATGCGGGATTAATTCACAATCACTGGCCATTAATGAGCGATGGAGAATTTATACATGATTCTGTTTTTATTGAACAATCTACTTTGGTCAAAAACTTAATCGAAGGTAAAAGCGGTGTTCAGTTTGTACACAGAACTTTTGCTTATGTTGTGGTGGCTTTCATCTTGTTTTTATATTACAAAAGCACCAAATTTTCGCTTTCACGAACACAAGTAAACGGAATTAAAACTTTAGTTGTTTTTGTATTTATTCAATTTGCATTGGGTGTATTTACACTATTATACAGTGTTCCATTGGCTCTAGGATTAATTCACCAAATTATGGCATTCTTCCTTTTGAGTGCGATGACTTTTACGTTGCATCGATTGAGTAAATAA
- a CDS encoding LytR/AlgR family response regulator transcription factor → MTTLIIEDEKPAARLLQRKLEKLDIAVETMLHSVEESLHWFSNNEHPDLIFLDIQLSDGLSFEIFEKINIQSAIIFTTAYDEYALKAFKLNSIDYLLKPIDEDDLEIAVTKFKNRIPKTDAGNQNLQLDFEQIRQMLSNPFEKSYKKRFTVKIGQHLKVITTDEIECFFSENKGTYIHTFENRNYLIDSTLEVLEQELDMKDFFRVSRKFIVPLTAIKEIQVYTNSRLKVILPSYKEDEVIVSREKVQDFKAWLG, encoded by the coding sequence ATGACCACATTAATTATAGAAGACGAAAAACCGGCAGCAAGATTATTGCAGCGTAAGCTCGAAAAGTTAGATATTGCCGTAGAAACCATGCTGCACTCTGTTGAAGAATCTCTTCATTGGTTTAGCAATAATGAGCACCCCGATTTAATTTTTCTCGATATTCAGTTATCAGATGGTTTGTCGTTTGAAATCTTCGAAAAGATAAACATTCAAAGCGCTATTATTTTCACTACAGCTTATGATGAATATGCTTTGAAGGCATTCAAATTAAACAGTATCGATTATCTTTTAAAACCTATTGATGAGGATGACTTAGAAATTGCTGTCACAAAATTTAAAAACCGAATTCCGAAAACAGATGCAGGAAATCAAAATCTGCAGCTTGATTTTGAGCAAATACGTCAGATGTTGTCTAATCCTTTCGAGAAGAGTTACAAAAAACGTTTCACCGTAAAAATAGGGCAGCATTTAAAAGTTATTACGACCGATGAAATCGAATGTTTTTTTAGCGAAAACAAAGGAACTTATATTCATACTTTCGAAAATAGAAACTATCTAATCGATTCTACTTTAGAAGTTTTGGAGCAGGAATTAGACATGAAGGATTTCTTTCGCGTAAGCAGAAAATTTATTGTTCCGCTTACAGCAATAAAGGAAATTCAGGTGTATACCAATTCACGTCTCAAAGTAATTTTACCATCTTATAAAGAAGATGAAGTGATTGTAAGCCGCGAAAAAGTGCAGGATTTTAAAGCTTGGTTGGGCTAG
- a CDS encoding 2TM domain-containing protein, with amino-acid sequence MGRFRQRMYEEYRHEFSTDESYNIAYKKVKKIKGFYSHLKVYIIVNAIIIFTSLNRNFTGFDFKNGNHFEIRGFNNWEMYSTAIFWGIALLIHAFTVFGPDIFFGRDWEQKKIQKYMEGEAQNKNKWE; translated from the coding sequence ATGGGACGATTTAGACAACGCATGTATGAGGAATACAGACATGAATTTAGTACAGATGAAAGTTATAATATTGCATATAAAAAAGTGAAGAAAATTAAAGGGTTTTATTCGCATTTGAAGGTTTATATTATAGTAAATGCTATTATCATTTTTACCAGTTTAAATAGAAATTTTACTGGATTTGACTTTAAAAATGGAAATCATTTTGAAATAAGAGGTTTTAATAATTGGGAGATGTATTCTACAGCAATATTTTGGGGAATAGCTTTATTGATTCACGCTTTTACAGTTTTTGGACCGGATATTTTTTTCGGTAGAGACTGGGAACAAAAGAAAATTCAAAAATATATGGAGGGAGAAGCTCAGAATAAAAATAAATGGGAGTAA
- a CDS encoding 2TM domain-containing protein, whose amino-acid sequence MEVNLNEEDRYYLAKKRVEEIKGFYGNLTAFIAVNVVLVFINLYTSPNHLWFYWPLMWWGVGVVFHGMKVFKIFPVLGKGWEERKIKELMEKEKENKAKWQ is encoded by the coding sequence ATGGAAGTAAATTTAAATGAAGAAGACAGATATTATCTGGCAAAAAAGAGAGTTGAGGAAATTAAAGGCTTTTACGGAAATTTAACCGCATTTATTGCTGTAAACGTTGTCCTTGTTTTTATCAATTTATACACATCACCCAATCATTTATGGTTTTATTGGCCTCTAATGTGGTGGGGAGTTGGAGTTGTTTTTCATGGAATGAAAGTTTTTAAAATATTCCCGGTTCTTGGAAAAGGATGGGAAGAAAGAAAGATCAAAGAATTGATGGAAAAAGAAAAAGAGAATAAAGCTAAATGGCAATAA
- a CDS encoding 2TM domain-containing protein, with amino-acid sequence MRAKNNKDTEAFELEKMATKKVVKLKAFYSHMFVYVIGVIFFILKEYFGVPFNFFPLKHINLFVMAVWTVFFLVSAIDIFASFKIFGEEWEERKVKSILEKRIKKQKWE; translated from the coding sequence ATGAGAGCAAAAAATAATAAAGACACGGAAGCATTCGAACTTGAAAAAATGGCAACCAAAAAAGTGGTTAAATTGAAAGCTTTTTATTCGCACATGTTTGTCTACGTTATAGGAGTGATTTTTTTTATTTTGAAGGAATATTTCGGAGTTCCGTTTAATTTTTTCCCTTTAAAACATATTAATCTTTTTGTAATGGCAGTCTGGACGGTTTTCTTCTTAGTTTCTGCAATTGACATATTCGCTTCTTTTAAAATTTTTGGTGAAGAATGGGAAGAACGTAAAGTAAAAAGCATCTTAGAAAAAAGAATAAAAAAACAAAAATGGGAGTAA
- a CDS encoding 2TM domain-containing protein, with product METNYAEADRYYEAQKKVAEIKKFYQHLTVYLLCNPIVIVVNLMTSPGYLWFIWSLMGWGIAIVLHGLKAFEFSPFYNKEWEERKIREILEKENKRQIWK from the coding sequence ATGGAAACAAATTACGCCGAAGCTGATCGTTATTATGAAGCTCAAAAAAAAGTAGCAGAAATTAAAAAGTTTTATCAGCATTTGACGGTTTATCTTCTCTGCAACCCAATTGTAATTGTGGTAAATCTTATGACTTCACCAGGTTATTTGTGGTTTATATGGTCCCTGATGGGTTGGGGAATAGCAATAGTTTTACACGGATTAAAAGCTTTTGAATTCTCACCGTTTTATAATAAAGAATGGGAAGAACGAAAAATCAGAGAGATTTTAGAAAAAGAAAATAAACGTCAAATCTGGAAATAG